The Corynebacterium sphenisci DSM 44792 genome includes the window CAGCCTCACCGACAACTCCGACGGGCTGCTGGTGGACCTCGGCCAGATTGCCGCCGCCTCCGGGGTGGCCATCGACGTCGACGGGGCGGCGGTGGCGCCGGATGCGGCGCTGCGCCGCGCCGGGGACGCCGTCGGCGCCGACCCCTGGGACTGGGTGCTCACCGGGGGCGAGGACCACACCCTGCTCGGCACCATCAACGGGGAGCCGCCCACCGGCTTCCGGGCCATCGGCCGGGTGGTCCGCGGCGACGGCCAGGTGCGCGTCGACGGGGCGGAGCCCTGGTTGCGCGGCGGCTGGGTGAGCTTCTGATGGCCGCCCGCGACCGGCTGCCGGTGGAGGACGGCTGGGCCGAGGCGCTGGCCCCGGTGGCCGACCGGATCCACGCGATGGGCGATTTCCTGCGCGCCGAGAACGCCGCCGGCCGCGGCTACCTGCCCGCCGGGGCGGATGTGCTGCGCGCCTTCGGCTACCCCTTCGACGAGGTCAAGGTGCTCATCCTCGGCCAGGACCCGTACCCCACCCCGGGGCACGCGATGGGCCTGAGCTTCTCCGTGCAGCCCCAGGTGCGCCCGGTGCCGCGCTCCCTGGCCAACATCTACCGGGAGCTGCACGCCGATCTCGGCATCGCGCCCCCCGAGCACGGGGATCTGCGCCCCTGGTGCCGGCAGGGGGTGGCCCTGTTCAACCGGGTGCTCACCTGCACCCCCGGCCGGCCGGGTTCGCACCGCCGCCGCGGCTGGGAGGAGATCACCGGCCACGCGATCTCCGCCCTCGCCGCCCGGGACCGGCCCCTGGTGGCGATCCTGTGGGGCCGGGACGCCCAATCGGCGGCCCCGCTGCTCGGCGACCATCCCCGGATCGAGAGCCCGCACCCCTCCCCGCTGTCGGCGAACCGGGGCTTCTTCGGCTCCCGCCCGTTCAGCCGGGCCAATGCGGAGCTGGTCCGGCTCGGCGCGGACCCGGTGGACTGGCGGCTAGCATGAGCGCCATGGGCGAGACCAGGACCATCGACGGCGCCGGCCTGCTCGGCTGGGCGCGCCGCTCGGTGGCCGCGCTGCGCCGCCGCCGCGAGGAGATCAACGAGCTCAACGTCTTCCCGGTGCCGGACTCCGACACCGGCTCCAACATGGCCGCGACCATGGGCGCGGCGCTGGCCGCCGCGGAGGACGCCGCCGCGGCCGCCGGCGGGGACGCCGCCGCGGCGACCCGGGAGATCGGCGCCGCCCTGGCCAAGGGGGCGGTGCACGGCGCCCGCGGCAACTCCGGCACCGTGCTCTCCCAGGTGCTGCGGGCCATCGCCGAGGCCGCCCGGGCGGGCCGGATCGACGGCGCCGACGTGCGCCGGGCGCTGGCCCAGGCGGTGGACCTGGTGGACCGGGCGATCGCCGACCCGGTGGAGGGCACCATCCTCACCGTGCTGCGCGAGGCCGCCGCCGCGGCCGGGGCCACCGGCTCCGCGGACGCCCGCGCGGTGGTGGAGGCCGCCGCGGAGGCCTCCCGGGTGGCGCTGGCGCAGACCCCCTCCCAGCTGGCGGTGCTGCGCGAGGCCGGGGTGGTCGACGCCGGCGGCGCCGGGCTGGTGCTGCTGCTCGATGCGCTGGCCGACGAGCTCGGCGCCGCGGTGCCCGCCGCGCCCGCGCTGCGGGTCGGCCACGCCGGCCACGCCGGCCGGCCCGGGCCCGCCCCGCGCGGGGCGCGGCCGGACCCGGGCGGCCACGGGCGGGCCGGGGGCCGGCTGGAGGTGATGTTCCACCTGCCCGGCGAACCCGGCACCGAGGACCTGCTCCGGGAGCGCCTGGCCGGGCTCGGCGACAGCCTGGTGCTCGCCGGGGACGCCGAGGGCGGCACCATGGTGCACATCCACACCGCCGACGCCGGGGCGGTGCTCGAGGCCGCCCTGGAACTCGGCCGGCCCGGGTCCATCCGGATCGAGATCCTCGACGAGGCGGCGGTGCCGGAGGCCCCCTCCCGGGTGGTGCTCGCCCTGGTCGCGCCGGGCCCGCTGGCGGAGCTGATGGGCTCCTCCGGGGCCCGCCCGGTGCACCCCGGGGCGGACCCGGTGGCCGCGGTGCGCGAGGCGATCGCCGGCTGCGCCCCGGAGGTGGAGATCGTGCTGCTGCCCAATGGGCTGGTCGGCAACCGGGGCCTGGTGGAGATCGAGCTGGCCGCCCATTCCGGGGGCCGCACCCTGGCGATCATCTCCGCGCCCACCGCCGCCAACGGGCTGGCCGCGCTGGCCGTGCACGACCCGGAGCTGCCGCTGGCGGTGGACGCCTACGCGATGGGCGAGGCCGCCGCCGGGGTGCGCACCGCGGAGCTGACCCGCGCCGCCGGGCCGGGGCTCACCGCCGCCGGGCC containing:
- a CDS encoding DAK2 domain-containing protein, giving the protein MGETRTIDGAGLLGWARRSVAALRRRREEINELNVFPVPDSDTGSNMAATMGAALAAAEDAAAAAGGDAAAATREIGAALAKGAVHGARGNSGTVLSQVLRAIAEAARAGRIDGADVRRALAQAVDLVDRAIADPVEGTILTVLREAAAAAGATGSADARAVVEAAAEASRVALAQTPSQLAVLREAGVVDAGGAGLVLLLDALADELGAAVPAAPALRVGHAGHAGRPGPAPRGARPDPGGHGRAGGRLEVMFHLPGEPGTEDLLRERLAGLGDSLVLAGDAEGGTMVHIHTADAGAVLEAALELGRPGSIRIEILDEAAVPEAPSRVVLALVAPGPLAELMGSSGARPVHPGADPVAAVREAIAGCAPEVEIVLLPNGLVGNRGLVEIELAAHSGGRTLAIISAPTAANGLAALAVHDPELPLAVDAYAMGEAAAGVRTAELTRAAGPGLTAAGPCAAGDVLAEVGGDILVVAPDLATALPRTVDLMLRSGGELVTLLLGDGAAAELAAALRAHLGRSAPGVDVAAYAAEGIGSLILLGVE
- a CDS encoding uracil-DNA glycosylase, yielding MAARDRLPVEDGWAEALAPVADRIHAMGDFLRAENAAGRGYLPAGADVLRAFGYPFDEVKVLILGQDPYPTPGHAMGLSFSVQPQVRPVPRSLANIYRELHADLGIAPPEHGDLRPWCRQGVALFNRVLTCTPGRPGSHRRRGWEEITGHAISALAARDRPLVAILWGRDAQSAAPLLGDHPRIESPHPSPLSANRGFFGSRPFSRANAELVRLGADPVDWRLA